TGTTTTCTGTCAAGagtgaaacaaaaagaaaaagtcgctagCTATTACACGTCAAAATACAACAGCGGCCATTTTGGTTCTACGCGATGTCACGTGGTTCACTACGCACCAATTGGgcgtaaaataaataataaaatattcttgAAAGATATTTTAGTATTTCAGTTTGAAAAGTTAAATGTTTATTCTGCAAATTCACtaaacacaaatatttcaagaatgtatttcttaaattcttaataattttgatgattatagttaacagttgattaaaaaacaaatttggtACACTATTTCATAAAATTGCCAAAAAGTTCAAAGTAAAATTTTTGCACactattcaaatttttttgagaTGCACTACTACATCATCACTTATTGAAACCCCGTGGGCTGACAGAGACACAGAGTCAGAAAATaggatgttttattgttttttacataGTGTTTAGTGTACAAATCTTATAGGCATCCATAcgttgtattattttatactcTACAGACAAATAAGTAAAGCggggggttttcaaagtgcaaGGCACAGGGGAGGGACAGCATCTTAagaaaaaataaactgaaaacatACTTTTCAAaactgctaagctaacttcagtttACGTTCCAAGGCAAAATGCATAGATTTTTAGCCCCTACAGTGAGACAGTAAACAGTGTAATGTGAACAGAAAACTCCATCAAATCAGTTTTTCAGAGAGGGACAAACTTTGAAAACCCATGTTTCATCTCACAGTTGTCCCATCAAACTGGAGATATCCAGACGTATACATACACATAAGATACTTCCCGAGGTAAACATGTTATCATGTAGAAAGAGGCACGCAATTGCATAACTTTTGCTCGGTGTTGTTATACTGGACAAACATTATCCAGGGCTGCCCTCTTGTGGTAAAACCCATTTCGTCATACTGTAGTTAGAGCCTTCCTCAAGTGTCATCAATTGTTATATTGAAGTCCATTTTTACACCATTTATACACCAGTCTTGATCATGTTTTCGGTCTGGATGAACTTCACTCATTGAAGTTCCTCTTGAAAATCTGCTTGCAGATTTCTCCTTCACAGTACATCTCCTAAATGAAGATCAAATTAACATACTtaaaataagaaacaaaaacatacagaaAAACAAGATAtctacacacaaaaacaacaattacacTATACAGCTTCTCTTTACTTTATGTGAGTGGAATTCACACTGCAATAAAGTCAAAGCTGTAAATTGTTCGTTTGTCATTTCATGTAGTTGCcctgtttgtatttacttgtCTTACTTTACTTGTTGGCGTTAAGACTGCTGTGTAGAGGTCATCTCTTTCATCTTTATCTGACACTATGAACATGGTTGGTGTTCTTAGTAGTTACGCCCCTTTCATTCCGTTAATCTCATTGCAAATTCCGTTTTTACTTCTGCCCAAATAAAGACTAAAATCCCATCAAGCAGCTGAAGCGCCTGGGCGAGGTCGCCACATTTGTTAAATCATGTGTATTTACATAGCTGTTCACTGTATGTTCTGTTAAGTGACATCATTTTTTGATCATTTGTTAATGAACGAGATTACGTATCTACTAAAACAGACTTGTATTCAActtaaaacctccaaaaagtgtaaaaatgtaaagaaaggGATGTTCTCTGCAATAGGAATACAGGATACTACAAAAATCCAAGACAGGATAGTTTTTTGGTGTATAGCACTTTGTCAAGGGGCGGGGCTTGGACATAAAGGAACGATTACATTTTGTTGCAAATCCAAATCAAGGGCTACATTTTAAGCTTCCTATTGGTTATTGTCAGTTAAAATCTCTTATACAGAGACTATTAATACATGGTTATAAGAATAAATGCATATAATGTGCATATATGATGAATAATATGTATTATGAGCAAACCTTTCTTGgcacaattattaaaagaataaTCTGTATTGTTTTGTGTAACAATATGTCAACGTCCTACCAGGTGAAGTTTGTCCTCTTCAATCCAGTGAGTCCATCCCCTGTTCTTCTTCTCACCAGATTGTTCACACACCAGCTTGTTCCCCTCCCAAGTCACTAGTGTCTGCAAAGCACAGGAAATAATCTCACTTTCAGCACTTTAAAATGGCCATTGTcctttcaaaatgcaaaaaaacacaaatgtctGAGATGTATTGACCTTCATGTGCCTGTTGTCTAACCCCTCGGTGAACTCCTGGAACTCTTGGCCAAGTGTGAAGGAGACGGTGTAGTTCCGGAAGGTACTGCATGTTTTGATGATGTACTGGTCGCCCTGCTTATCAATCACCTTCCTCAGTTTCAGCTTCAGCGCAATCTTTCTCAAGGAAGGGGTAATATCTGGAAGCCAGATCATTTACATatggaaaaaaggcaaaaaaggcCCATAAAGATATACTTGGATGAGTTAGGTGACATGGACCCACATTAAatatctttggtattgaattagATTGGGAGTTCTTAtgtataaaaagacaaaaaaaaaaacacaaaatcccacagacacactccaaaatcttgGTGAAAATCCTCCCAGAAGAATGCAAGCTGTTATGGTAGCAAAAGGTAGATGAACTctgttttttcttccattttcacttttCTGTATTTGGaaagtgtcccaatacttttgtccatataaaagtactgggggaaaaaatatcCGTTTCACACATATAACAACGCACAACATTTACGAGTAAAAAACAGAATACATGGgtatttatttctatatttaccTAAAGCGATCATGTAGCCCTCAAAGTTGACATTGCTGATGATGTCCCATGTGCCACAGAAGCTTGCCAGCATTTTTGCACAGCCCAGGTAAATAAGAAGTGGATTCGGAGTGACTAGTCCAGAAAAGAGCTCTCCCACACAGCAGAAATTATGTTTTGGCACTGGAGGTATTAGAAGTAGGCGTTCCTCTCAGCTCACCTTAGGAGGTGGTATGACGGCTGCAATTAAGCATGGCAGGAAGCCCTCAACGcttttttttgtggcttttctTGCAGACAACataccacaaatataacacattagACCTATCCATTATTATCGGTACAAACACCTCATCTACTAATACAGTAACAATCACTTGTTATCAATAAGACCAAGGCAGTTGTTCTATCTGGCTACAGGCCAAAACAATAATACACACTTGCTTCCTTATTGTCACAGACAGGTTATAAAGGCACACCTGACTAtgaaggaaaaaataatgttgactcTGGCACTGACATGAACAGTGGCATGCAGCTTGTCGGGCTAGCAACAAGCAGGTCAAGCGGCAGATgatacacacaaaaacacgtttaagttattgtacagtatataacgaACTCAGTAAGTGACATTTGGCTTGAATGACCAGATCTTTATGATGGTTTGTTATATCCGCCTTGTAGTTATTCCATCATTACGAAAGCATAATGCTGATTcttttatcattattaaatAAACTGCTTAATGAATATCCTGCATTTTTTGATAAATTAAACAGTGTTTGATGACTGTTTACTCCTGTATTGatgaatttattcatttttctttcattgtctATGTATTTACTTCaagatttacatttatttgttgtttaacgctttttttctcctaaactAGCTATTTTTACACATTCTCGTTTCGTTTTTCTATTAGAAAATGGTaacatacaaataaacacaggaagtgagcagTCAGTAATTGCTGAAACACGGAGAAGGGGTACGGTTAAATAAGCTCCGCTTCTCACCACTCCTTTCCAgatatgttgaattgtgcaagcgCAGTTGCGTGACGTTCCTTAAtctaacttgttaagcatgttttaaacaaataaaaccacgACCATGGTGTCAATCTGTGAGAATGAGTTGTATGGTAAGCTACAAACACAAGTCAATCAAATAAAACCAGCCTAAACACCATCTGTGTGACAATATCGTAGTGATAACAATGAAAGACGTCAGGTTTGGAAAACATAAGGCagttgttttatttgatttccAGGGGCAATCTTTCATTTTCACATGTACAACAACAGTATATAAACGGCCCATAGGAGTGCAAGGTGGGACTGTCTTGCTCTTGTTACACTACTGTGGAGGAGGTGACAGGTGTGCACCTACGCATGTGCTCATAGAAAATGTGTAAGTGTGTCCATATAGTGAGTAAAAATATCACCAAATAAAGACAAACTATTCCTACaagaacatgtactgtatgttttatcctttaaaaagccacaaaataGTCAAATATTGGTGTTCCATGTAGCTGGAGGAAGCGTCGATAAATGCTGTCcattcagaataaaagcacacTAGCAGACATTTAACTGGAGGGGTCCCCTGCGTATCTCTGCAGGGGTGCAAGAACCACACCAGCGTTTTTCTGCTCACTCTCAGCGCTGTAGAGGTCGTGCTCTTGGATGTAGTAAAGCACACTGTCCGGAAGCAGGTACCTGACACTCTGACCACGACGCAGCGCCCGGCGCACGTGAGTGGCGGAGATGTCGTTGGGGACCCAATTGGGCACCACGTGGATGTTCTTGCGGTACTTCCACAGCATGTCTGACTGGTAGATGAACTTGTGGGGGTCGCTGCCGCACCGCGTGATGCACACCATGCCGAAGCGGCCCACAATCTCCGCAATGTCCTCCTGCTTCCACAAGTTTGGGATGCCGAAGGACTCCAAGACATCAGCACCGCACAGGAGCATGAGCTGTGGGCCAACTGTAGGATAGGCAGTTTAGTTTTGTCAGATCACAAATGTGTGGAATTTATTTACTGTTCATTTATCAATGTTTTATATAACAAAGGAGGATGCACTACAATTGAATTCTTTATGATGATTTAGACTGATGACTGATTTAGAAAgtatctaaatcaggggtcaccacaccaggtagccccccacaaccacacaaGGCGCCCggaagcctgcttttcattcatgtttccagttaataatgtgagaacagtagaaagaaatgcattctgaaatacaaaatgtgagttgtggacaccagcattttgttaaaactggtaaaacaagcatattcactttgtttgggttgaaataagctatgaaaataaacgttacaaaaaagagttggtcattttcattttgtaaaagtagctcacaagaaaaaaacattggagACCACTAATCTAAATTATATAcaccattaataaataatttcataTAACTTTTAGGatttcaaaatttaaaaaaaaaaaacagacttaagtaaaactaaaataatgctatttggtaatagcggAAAGGACACTTACGcccaaatacaaattgatggcatggacattgaaagggtgagcgaaaatacatttctggggggtCATGATGGATGAtaatatgagctggaaatctcacattaaaaatataaaaaataaagtggtgAGAAATAtatcaatactgaataaagcaaaatttataAAGTATATAGAATAAGTATATAGAAAAAAGCATAAatttttttttggaccaaaaatcactacCACCGTGTCCCTGagacagtgtgcagggacacAGCAGCAGACAGATAtcacgcagagcgatttgtgaggcctgatttttttttttttcaggaggcatttttatgatgcaaatgcattactcttttgaacgaatattgttttgagaagccaaactctttacttaaatgacccagcaactaagcggaactacgttcctcatcacggaaatccgaccagaactggacttgcgcgaccaaatgggggggtaagtcactgctgatgtagtccactgctgatggggatgtcacacaatttcatgtcaaaaaagcagaactatccctttaacattcTTGTCAGAcattaggggtgggaatctctggccacctatGGCCTGCGATGCAATGATAAAATGCaactcgatgcatctttttttgtgatcaaaagtttgtccattttttcatgcataatttttttctatatatgtcgcccgaagtcagctgggataggctcaagcataacccgcgaccctaatgaggagaagcggtatagaaaatggatggatggatggctaatttatttttactcactgtgtacaattaaaacaaagcatatgtgtaatgatccacaattaaaataaacatgaaacagattaatttacttccattatctattaataattggaaggttacatctaccaacatatttcccattgcacagaaccagcaggaaaagtaaagtgcaccagtagcagcatgtataaaatgaacaaacttcagcatattcttaGTAACCCACATAAAAAatctgcccttattcacaaataaataatagacttctgaattcaaactaaaatcctgagcataaaatctctgacaaaataatatttttgctgtatagcaaagtcaaaaacagctttcatacaaagtATAGATTTCTGTGCCAGCGGctttcatacaagaataatactTGCAGacatcagtatattatgaataaccaaaaaaactaggcagcctttattcacaattgcagtgtcagtgaaataacgttgggatgggacgttgtatctgggttccaaagtgcacaacaaagcacgaaagccctgcttctcaacaatcaAATGTGGCCACAAATCcaataaaagttgcgattgactctgtgattcgcttcgccttttctgagttgggtggaaaattagttatcacctgctcgatggttctctggctggcagcaacttcagctggctgcttttcctcctggttcgggtggaaatgtgctatgtggtttctcatatttgtcgtgttcccaaaatattttaagtttgcatgacaaagcttgcatattgtctggctcttgtccagcttttttttttaccttcaactacgtgaaagccaaagtgcttccagatgcTTGCTTTAAATCTAGCGGGTGCAGGTTGGAGCTTAcactcagccattctggtagtgTCTTACACTCAAGTGCACCACCATAAATTGTCTGGGCGTCACTTCCTCTTTAcgactttttgttccatttttttcccccgtaaGCATTGATTAtggacatttatgaatcgatttaTAATTGTCAATGcccgcatcgcgatgcatctaagaatagattatttcccccacccctaacAGACATGTGATAAATTGTTGTACAGCAGAGAGCAAACATAGCCCACAGGGGCAGAGGATGTCACCCCATGATATGCCCACTCTACCAGGCTGTTATTTTGGGCCTTCAAGACATTTTGATCAGCAGGTGGAACTTAAGAGAGGCGGGTAGTAAAATGTGGATGattttgcattcattttgttgATTTGGTTCTCAATGGGACCAGTGATAACACATAGTGTACCCCTTACCTCTTTTGTTGTGATGAGATGCACTCTCAACATAATTCTCCTCGATGCGTCTCTTTTTGGCGTACTTGACAGTGTCTACGTTGTCACCATCCTGCTCGTCTGTTGTCAGTAGTGAGTAGTGATGCCTAAggacatacagaaaaaaaaatacaaactgaaACCATAAACTGTGTGTGACAAAATTGAAAGTAAAAGGTCAAATAGACTGCGTACAGGTGGCAAATTGATAGCATGTTAGGGAATATCCCAACTATAAATTAAAAGTTCAAATTAATGCTATAAAAAGtagtaaatcaaataaaaaactaTACATTGGTATACCTGGTAGAATCTGGTTTTGACAATGGAAAAAGAAGCCCTTCAGCTGCACTGCTGCTTTCTCACTGAtgcttatttttagaaattgttTTCCGTGTTGCCATCTTTACAACCAATCTCTCATTGCAGTCTGGCCTAAAAATGGTAGTTACATCATCATAGTGCAATATTTTAAAACATCATATACTGTAAGGCTACTGTCAGAACAGTGAGGGTTCTCTTAAAGCCAACACTTTCAAGGAAGTCGTGAACTAACTCACCGAACCACTTTGGCTGTTTCCACCCACTCAAGCTGCAAGCTCTCCCACGCATCTACTGTGATCCACTCTGAGTTCTCTGTGGCCAGTCTGGCCATTTTCACGCGATGGAATGCCTCAATCAGACCCTTCTTCTTGTAGCCATCCCCAACCGCAGAGATGATGCCTTTCACCACCTTATAGCGCCCTTTCAAAATTCCATTTTAGTCATTGCTGTGAGCACTGACCCAATCTTAAACACTTACACAAATTGTGAATAATATATCAGATTTGACCCAACCTGTATCCTCCAGGTAGTCTCGAGCCAGTTCAAACATCCTCAGGTGCATGTTGGTGATGGGGTTAAAGGACCCACATGCCAGAAGGACCACCATTGTTCTCCTCTCGTCCTCCATGCCTCATTCCGGATCACGGTTAACCCTTCAGAGAGGAACAGGTATGGTGACACAAGTGTTCATGATAGAGCCCATTGGATCAATGTTGATTTTCTGTATCAACAGGAGGTGGTTAGCACATTAgtctcacagtctggagatctaaGTTTGAACAACTGTGTACGTgggtttctccaggtactctggcttcctcccacactccaaaaacattAATGCTAGGCTAACTGGGAACTCTAGATTGTcttgattgactggcgaccagtccagggtgtatctgCCTCTTGCCAGGAGTCacatgggataggctccagctcgccCACGAAGAGTACAAgcgtatagaaaatggacagaTACCTCTATTAGTCAGCCTTGTGATTGACAGACGATCAGTCCAGACTGTATACCGCCTAATTTagctggctccagcatacctgtggcCATCAacgggataagcggcataaaacaCGAATTAATggtggatggatttacaaaGATCACaagtaatacagtacatttctaTCTGGTCCCTGTAATACaatataaagtacaaatacGGCCAAGTCGACAAAGTACCCTTAGCGTCAACTGTAAAACAGTGACTAAGTTAGCCAAGTTGCTAACACAGCGAGAGTACAGGGTACACACACACTACTACAATACAAACGAATGGTAACTATTGAGATAATATAGGTATTGCTtgtacaataaaaatgttataacaTAGTACCTCTTACCAGAACACTCTACTACGGTCGCCGACCAGCCAGTGTAACTAACTTCCGGCCATGGCGTCACTGGGAACGTCATTATCCTGAAAAATGTGATTGGTTGAGTGAACAGGGAAAAAGACGCGAACCGCGCCCGCACTGTTGAGCTGCATTCAAGATTGCAAACGACATAACGGCGCAATATAACAACACGTTGCAGAATACCTTAAACAGTTTCGAGAGGTTGTGTTTCCGTCAAATTTCTGTCGGGTTTCGCCGTGTATTTGCTGTACATTTGTGAAGTGGATGTGACTATTGGACATCTTGCGTCAGTGATCCAACTTGTTCACACACAGTCCTGGTGAGATCTTGTCCTTTAGCATGGTAGCTAATCTTCCAGCTAActaactttgcttaaatatcagattttgcaaaaaaaaaaggaaagtatTTGTCACCATATTGTCTTTCTCGCTCAACATGTAACTACCATGTCACAACCGTAGCTCCTGTTACGCAGTGgctttaataaataaaagccagatgtttttttttttgtttacaacagATTCAGTTGAGGATGGCTTCCCGTGGAAAGTCAGAAACTAGCAAATTAAGACAGAATATGGAGGAGCAACTTGACAGACTGATGCAGCAgcttcaggatctggaagaaTGCAGGTGATGCATCGAAAACACTTGAAACATACTCTTTTATGCAGACAGTTCATGCACATAAGTGTTTGCATTGTTGCAGAGAAGAGCTGGATGAGGAAGAATATGAGGAGACAAAGAAGGAGACATTGGAGCAGTTGAGTGAATTCAATGACTCCTTGAAGAAGATCATGACAGGAGACATGACTCTTGTGGATGAGCTGAGTGGAATGCAGCTGGTAGGAGAACAACATGCACACATCTTGTGACTTCAGGGTTGTtgtttgtaaaaagaaaaaaacagattggAGCTCAGTGGAGTGCAGAGTAAACCTCATTTGGATCATAGGTGCCACATGTATAAGGCTGATCTTTgagattgatttatttttttttcaaaatatcaaagtggcccctgcttcctttcatttttcagtctgtggccctcggtggaaaaagtttggaccctcCTGTACTACCATCTATCAAACAATTGTTTGATTTATGatgatgtttgttttcttcaggcGATCCAGGCAGCCATCAGTCAAGCCTTCAAGACGCCAGAGGTGATCCGACTGTTTGCTAAGAAGCAGCCAGGACAGCTCCGAACAAGACTGGCGGAGGTTTGAACCAtaggttttattgttttttgtggaGATGAGCCACTccctctgaccattttttgccTATTTGCCGTGTGACATTCTGCGCAGATGGACCGAGACGTCATGGTGGGGAAGCTGTCTCGGGGTGTGTACACCCAGCAGAAGATGGAGGTGCTCACAGCTCTGAGGAAGCTGGGAGAGAAGGTGTGTTGGATGGGAAATGAGCCACACTCTTGTCCTCCAGTCTTAATAATATCTCATTTCACACAGTcttattatgtactgtacatataatcTTCTGTCCTTTTGTGTTGGCACACAAAATTAATTTTGTTCTATATTGGATGTATCACTTTCTGCTTAGCCAGATAATACTTTATTAACCCCGAGTGAAGGTGGCTTTTATGAATTGgaattgatatttttattttatttttatttattattgatatttttagcACTGTTAACTGTATTCTTAGGAATAGTTTcagtttttattaattttctaTGTGCAGCAGTTTTTGGTTTATTAGCTTGGATGTTTCTGTGATGGGTAGATAGGATCATTTCTAGGAATGCTCCGATCAAATGCTACTGATTCCGATGCCGAtaatccatgagtgaaatcgtccgatGAGTTATTGGCCAGGAGTgtcgtataaaggggaaaagtcaggtcAGTTcgaaggtcccctgactgccatggGACCCAAAAAATACTGTAGGTAATTACTCATAAAAATGAGGCGGGGGGACGTGATTTATTTTTCATGGGTCCAGAACTCCTGGCTGTACCCCTGCTATtatatttagacaaaaacatatttgacttgctTTTTCAAAAGAACATAGAGGGTATATCACtcctgaaacttacagaggataagacgccttctttaaggagacatTGGATGTGAAAGCACATTGGTGGACTTCTAGCAAGACTTCCagtagcacgtaggtgggttccaagtagggttgggcgatatttTTTATATGCCGGTATACAggtataaattcttccaatgataagaaaatgacttataccGGTATAAATGACGTGTTTTTCCTGCGATTGTGCGCCGTTGTGCGTACCACAGCACGTAGGGCCCGATGATTTCCGCGTTAATGGAATCGTGGAATTGGCcactaaacattttatttactgttaaAAGTGGTAATTGACATGtgaggaagatgctttgacgtaatgtgaatgaaatgaaatgcctTCATCGTGAGAAGGAACttttatgtggggaagtatttactCGGCACACCGCTCATTTGTGGTGGAAtcattacaaacactaaaccACCTCCTCTCCCACTAAACATCTTCAAATGGCGATAAACACCAGCGAAAGTTGGCggaatggacattttattcactaacccataaAGCATGcacactatgctggtaaaaaaaacgtacaaaattgaattttaaaacggaatttgggaaaaaataaaactgatttaaTAGGGCCCTAAGCATGGTCCAGCAGTGGCGGCACAGGCAGCAcagagacaacaaaagagagaaaatgagcatggctgGAAAGCGGACGAGAAGCGGAGACCATAGACGAAGACATTTTTAAACGGGGCGGTACAGCGGTGCTGATCACACcatgagcctcaaaaactcatCGTGTgtatgctgcctctgtccaccacagGGAGGAGCCCAGAGCCCTGAGGGCTGACATCACTGCAGCGCCAGAAGCCATAACCAttatgcattatgggaaaaagttaagataattgttttatttaaaatttgtattgatacttgtattgtatatttctccGCTCCCTTTGAGTGTTAGGTTactgtgatgattttagcgttctttgtaagatgacaccgtgagtcagacttatATTCagtaatgacctgcaatttccaatgggttgacaagcttgtcgtgagttttttcacagctcatgattggctcctgtcaaataaagagctacctgatcctcacggacttgtacgcgccacagtatgccattttatgacatggacatgtgtggCTTGTAGTCCGGTGAGGCTTATATATGtagaaatctgttttttctaAATTTAGCAGGTGCGGCTTAAAAACCGGTGCGTctcatacaccggaaattatggtaattaGTTTGAAACTAGTGTTTGTTTTGACAGCTAACAACGGAGGATGAGACTTTCCTAGCAGAAAACGCAACTGCTACTTTAAGCCAATTTGAAAAAGTGACAATGGGTGAGTCAACTTTTCttaacacatttactgtacttGCAGCAGCACGTATTAATTACCGTCTT
Above is a genomic segment from Dunckerocampus dactyliophorus isolate RoL2022-P2 chromosome 1, RoL_Ddac_1.1, whole genome shotgun sequence containing:
- the rbp7a gene encoding retinoid-binding protein 7a; its protein translation is MLASFCGTWDIISNVNFEGYMIALDITPSLRKIALKLKLRKVIDKQGDQYIIKTCSTFRNYTVSFTLGQEFQEFTEGLDNRHMKTLVTWEGNKLVCEQSGEKKNRGWTHWIEEDKLHLEMYCEGEICKQIFKRNFNE
- the lzic gene encoding protein LZIC: MASRGKSETSKLRQNMEEQLDRLMQQLQDLEECREELDEEEYEETKKETLEQLSEFNDSLKKIMTGDMTLVDELSGMQLAIQAAISQAFKTPEVIRLFAKKQPGQLRTRLAEMDRDVMVGKLSRGVYTQQKMEVLTALRKLGEKLTTEDETFLAENATATLSQFEKVTMGSEDKILALASSGVKTKV
- the nmnat1 gene encoding nicotinamide/nicotinic acid mononucleotide adenylyltransferase 1, translating into MEDERRTMVVLLACGSFNPITNMHLRMFELARDYLEDTGRYKVVKGIISAVGDGYKKKGLIEAFHRVKMARLATENSEWITVDAWESLQLEWVETAKVVRHHYSLLTTDEQDGDNVDTVKYAKKRRIEENYVESASHHNKRVGPQLMLLCGADVLESFGIPNLWKQEDIAEIVGRFGMVCITRCGSDPHKFIYQSDMLWKYRKNIHVVPNWVPNDISATHVRRALRRGQSVRYLLPDSVLYYIQEHDLYSAESEQKNAGVVLAPLQRYAGDPSS